A stretch of DNA from Spirosoma endbachense:
TAACCATTCGTTAAAATTTTTCTTGCGTTTAAACTCCTTCAAATTATCAACCTCTTCTATTTTCAGAATGTCAAATTGATTTGCGATTAATAACAATTTCCAATCTCTCAAATATGCATAGGTCGAGTTAGATTGAATAATACCAAATTTATCTTTTACGCGGCCATTAAACTGATGTATAGTTTCAGGCAATGTGCTTTCTAACCAGATTGTTTCGTTAAGTAGTAATTTTCCCGACGGCTTTAAGATCCGATTGAATAAAGAAATAATAGTTTGTAGTGACTCATCATCCTGTATTCCTAAAACAGATTCTACATAAATCTTATCAAAATAACTATCGGCAACATCATTAAACTGAGTTTCCACTATTTTTTCAATAACCGCCTGCTTATCTAATTGGCAAAATTTAAGTCTATCTATTGCCTTTACTATCATTAAATCTGATACATCAATACCATAAAATTTTGTTTGTTTATATCTAGATATTAGCTTTATTAACGTTGCTCCTGTACCTATGCCAAATTCTAATATTTTTTCACCAGGTTGACAGTCAAGCCAATCTATTAGATGCTCCGTAGCCAGTTCACCTTTCGCATGAAGGAAGGACCTATGTATTTCGGCGAAATAATCTAATAGCTGGCTCATTGATTTGTCACGTATTATCCTTCATTTAGAAGCATCTTCATTCTTTGATTACTTAGTTGCACTCTTATCAATTGGTAAGGAAACTTTAGCAATGATAGCATTGGCATTTTCCTCCAGCTCTTTATTGTCTTCTCTTTTTGGTAAAACCGATGTGTATACTCATATAACTGTCTATAGAACTTCGTCGAATAAGTAGCCTTGTACATCATGCATAAATCGTCCGAATTCTCCCAGTTTCGTTTCTTTTCAAATTGGGCTTTCACTCTTTCATAAAAGCCCGTTCCCGGCAAAGGATATGAAATCGAAATCCCTATATCATCCGGCATTAATTTCTTTACCATTAATAGCGTTTTCTGAATATCCGCCCATTGCTCACCTAGGTATCCATACTGCAAAAAGAATGCCACCTTAACTCCTTTCCGCTGTAGCAATTGAGTAGATTTTTCAATTTCTTCTATCGTAATTCCCTTATCCATTGCATCCAGTATTTTTTGAGATCCACTTTCTGCCCCAATCCATACCTCGTCAAGTCCTGCCTCAATTAGGTCTTGAATAGTATTCTCTTTTAATAACAAATCTGCTCTCGATTGAATTTTTAACCTAATTTCTAATTTCTGCACTTGCACTATCTCCTTAAATTCCTTGACCCAGCCTGGTTTTAAGCCAAATATATCATCACTAATCCAAAAATGCGCAGCCCCTTTCTTCACTAATATAGTTAATTCATCAACTACATTTTGTGGTGATCTGGAATTATATCGATTACCATAAATCGGTTTTGCGCACCAGTTACATTTAAATGGACAGCCACGGGTGGTAGCAATATTCAATGAAAAATATCCCTGCGAT
This window harbors:
- a CDS encoding B12-binding domain-containing radical SAM protein — translated: MKKKILFANTYFYRFDKKQWKAQKPYPPYGTILAAAIMRELGYEVDLFDASLVETTLGIKSKLENFRPDYLIIFDDNFNYLSKMCLTVMREACFELINLGKAADCKIIVNSADATDHFEKYLKVGADIILLGEAEQTLQDILENDLKDLDKFKGIAFLKEEEIISVQPKNSTPALDTYPTPAWDLIQLSDYEHIWMKSQGYFSLNIATTRGCPFKCNWCAKPIYGNRYNSRSPQNVVDELTILVKKGAAHFWISDDIFGLKPGWVKEFKEIVQVQKLEIRLKIQSRADLLLKENTIQDLIEAGLDEVWIGAESGSQKILDAMDKGITIEEIEKSTQLLQRKGVKVAFFLQYGYLGEQWADIQKTLLMVKKLMPDDIGISISYPLPGTGFYERVKAQFEKKRNWENSDDLCMMYKATYSTKFYRQLYEYTHRFYQKEKTIKSWRKMPMLSLLKFPYQLIRVQLSNQRMKMLLNEG
- a CDS encoding class I SAM-dependent methyltransferase translates to MSQLLDYFAEIHRSFLHAKGELATEHLIDWLDCQPGEKILEFGIGTGATLIKLISRYKQTKFYGIDVSDLMIVKAIDRLKFCQLDKQAVIEKIVETQFNDVADSYFDKIYVESVLGIQDDESLQTIISLFNRILKPSGKLLLNETIWLESTLPETIHQFNGRVKDKFGIIQSNSTYAYLRDWKLLLIANQFDILKIEEVDNLKEFKRKKNFNEWLSKLFSLLGAVYGKLFLQKEFLLFKETDLKHQPTQKIMAGYLIMALNLKKC